From the genome of Chitinophagaceae bacterium:
CCAGCGAATTTCATTGGGAAAATCGGGTAACATTCCCGTCAAAGCATAGTAAATTCCTAATTTGCAATTTAAGTTATCAGCGTGAGTTGTGTCAGTAACTTTTATATTGACGGGATAAAATTCTTTTTTGTCTTCTCTTGCAAAGTCATACCAAGCACGATGTTTGAGTAAGTGAATATCAAACTTTTTTTGAATTTTTTTTATGAGTTCGTCTTCATTGATGGAAGCGTTTATTCGTCCGTCTACATATTGTTGAGAAAGTTGGATATTTCGTTTTTGCAGATGTTCTGCAATATGGGTCAATATTTTTGGAATAGGCATATTATAAAGGATTTTTGAATTTGTAAGATTATTATTGTTTNNNNNNNNNNNNNNNNNNNNNNNNNNNNNNNNNNNNNNNNNNNNNNNNNNNNNNNNNNNNNNNNNNNNNNNNNNNNNNNNNNNNNNNNNNNNNNNNNNNNTACTCATTGTTAGATACAATCAGAAAATCCTCCTCTTTCAATCGTGAAATTTTTCTATGGAGATTAGGAAGGAATGGTATATATCCAATTATGAGTGTCTATTTCTTTGCCATATTTGATAGAATCTAACTTATCAAACATCCTTGATGCAAAAGAATCTTTGTGGAGAGGGAGAGAGTAGTTCTTTCCTTGGTAGCCAATCATTTGGATAGGGGCAATGGTTACGGCGGTTCCCACACCAAATACTTCTTGGAGGGTATTGTTTTGCAGGTCCTCAAGAATTTCTTTGACAGATATTTTTCTTTCTTCTACTTGTATGCCCCATTCTTTTGCAAGCGTAAGAACACTCTCTCTATTAATCCCTGCCAAAATAGAATCTGTGAGAGCTGGGGTTATGAGGGTATTGTTTTTGAAAAACATTATGTTCATAGCACCTGATTCTTCAAAATAAGAATGCTCTGTTGCATCTGTCCAAAGGATTTGATGGAAACCCTCCTTTATTGCTTGCATAGTGGGGAAATGCGAGCCGCTGTAGTTGCCTCCTGTTTTAGCATAACCCGTTCCGCCTGGGGCAGCCCTTGTATAGTTTGTCTCAATTTTCACCTTCAATGGCTCGGAAAAATACATTCCTGCGGGACTGGTTATGATATAAAAAAGATATTGTGATGCCACTTTTACACCAATAAAAGGGTCCGTAGCAAAAACCGTAGGGCGTATATAAAGCGAGGTACCTGGTCGGGAAGGCACCCAATTTTTGTCCAAATGAATCAATTCTGTAAGCCCTTCCATAAATAATTCTTGAGGAACAGCAGGAATGCACATCCTTTCGGCACTCTTGTTCAATCTTTTTGCATTATCCTGTGGTCTAAATACTACAATTTTTCCTTTTTCTGTTCTATATGCCTTCAATCCCTCAAATATCGTTTGGGAATAGTGCAGGGTAGTACAGGCGGGACTCAGAGAAAGATTTTGGTAAGGGGTAATTCTTTTATTTTTCCATTCCCCATTTTCGTAGTCCGCAAGGAACATGTGGTCAGAGTATAACTTGCCAAACGCAATGTTGTTTTCGTTCATTTCTCCAATTCTGCTTGTTTCTGTTTTTGTTATGGTAATTTTTTCTTTTAGT
Proteins encoded in this window:
- a CDS encoding branched-chain amino acid aminotransferase, translated to MSILKEKITITKTETSRIGEMNENNIAFGKLYSDHMFLADYENGEWKNKRITPYQNLSLSPACTTLHYSQTIFEGLKAYRTEKGKIVVFRPQDNAKRLNKSAERMCIPAVPQELFMEGLTELIHLDKNWVPSRPGTSLYIRPTVFATDPFIGVKVASQYLFYIITSPAGMYFSEPLKVKIETNYTRAAPGGTGYAKTGGNYSGSHFPTMQAIKEGFHQILWTDATEHSYFEESGAMNIMFFKNNTLITPALTDSILAGINRESVLTLAKEWGIQVEERKISVKEILEDLQNNTLQEVFGVGTAVTIAPIQMIGYQGKNYSLPLHKDSFASRMFDKLDSIKYGKEIDTHNWIYTIPS